The Montipora foliosa isolate CH-2021 chromosome 14, ASM3666993v2, whole genome shotgun sequence genome window below encodes:
- the LOC137985378 gene encoding follicle-stimulating hormone receptor-like isoform X2, translating to MSIFHIYTGNRRKPPSVRSRHEPIAVGSGVELVNKLSLGRTFSGRWCGSNVTYECVVAIENFLHALFPSDSRKEKNAVSGASTFLLAHGNLADTNEMLLAFTLLPILAIFASAQAITNCSVAQHMEFNSTIVKIIDNGCKTFWSEPCHKTEIITELRLSGNKIETLNSNMFTCLKNLENLYLERNLITNIERNTFSGLTKLKQLYLNHNNIKTITPWAFDNCSLITLCLEYNQLLELPVFGRETGIKYLEMTGNPIKRLNVATLAMYTNLTWLYIGETNIAELPGLVFEKNKKLDTLFLTKCSKLQKIHPRAFEGPNKLRVLDLQETKISHLPGKNLESLQNFTIKGAKELYEIPIVSFVSLKKAVVEYPFHCCLITTMKHYSPEVGTQPPTSPGTSRSGIICPSNLPTLMTTGSTSSTTTATAATSKPNNASYSYERNERRIVRLHPNECVDPSNFTLVTMSPPIQVNCTAALPEDVFNPCGDLLGSQVLRVCSWIAMVFAVLGNSFKLFVLFMSKRKISITKILMCNLAFANLCMGLFLCMLVIADRYSLGEYQNFAYRWQYLTGCKVAGFVSIFSTELAVFVLTIITVERYFTIVHPLQREKHLSIKQIVVLIAIGWIFSITLAALPLLQVGVSSYEKVAICLPFEVKSTLSKIYVTFLLATNGLAFFFVLFCYGRMYCSLGLSGAGDSGHRVETRVAKRMAMLVITNFACWFPIALLSLIAIYGKTLINVRTAQFFLVFVYPINSFTNPYLYAMGTKHFQLDALEIISRLGICDSVIKKLRGRLQDQLEVVPNSSRAFTGSRMSLSSMRFGDQIPVMSGRNNNHSLSNGRGSSKNTNYNGGLQSSLNSPERLSEQLIINDEDETDFSRTDTEVTQIELENSPMIPTLPTVVVTTC from the exons atgtctatattccatatatatacAGGAaatagaagaaag CCACCTTCCGTGCGCTCGAGACACGAACCAATCGCAGTTGGCAGTGGAGTTGAACTGGTTAACAAATTGTCTCTTGGCAGAACATTCAGCGGTAGGTGGTGTGGGAGCAATGTCACTTATGAATGCGTTGTGGCCATCGAAAACTTTCTGCATGCATTGTTTCCTTCAGACTCTAGGAAAGAAAAGAATGCTGTTTCAG GTGCTTCGACATTTCTCCTCGCCCACGGGAATCTAGCGGATACGAATGAGATGTTGCTCGCATTCACGCTTCTGCCGATTTTAGCCATATTTGCATCAGCCCAAGCGATCACAAACTGCTCTGTTGCACAGCATATGGAATTTAATTCGACCATAGT TAAAATTATCGACAATGGCTGCAAGACTTTCTGGTCGGAACCATGCCATAAAACAGAAATCATTACAGAATT GAGGCTTTCTGGAAACAAAATAGAAACTCTTAACTCAAACATGTTTACATGTCTAAAAAACTTGGAGAATCT GTACCTGGAGCGCAATTTGATTACAAATATAGAAAGGAATACATTCTCAGGTCTGACGAAACTGAAACAGCT gtaTTTGAATCACAATAATATCAAAACGATCACTCCTTGGGCATTTGATAACTGCAGCCTGATTACTTT GTGTCTGGAATATAACCAGCTATTGGAGCTTCCCGTCTTTGGAAGAGAAACAGGAATTAAGTATCT GGAAATGACAGGCAATCCAATCAAAAGGCTTAATGTTGCAACGTTGGCAATGTACACAAATCTTACATGGCT TTACATTGGTGAGACGAATATTGCGGAGTTGCCAGGCTTAGTATTTGAAAAGAACAAGAAACTTGACACACT ATTCCTAACGAAATGCAGTAAACTGCAGAAAATACATCCGAGAGCTTTTGAAGGACCTAATAAACTTCGAGTATT GGACCTTCAGGAAACAAAAATATCTCATTTACCTGGCAAAAATTTGGAGAGTTTACAAAACTTCACTATCAAAGGGGCGAAAGAGTTGTACGAAATACCAATAGTCTCTTTTGTAAGTCTCAAAAAAGCTGTTGTGGAATATCCCTTTCACTGCTGTCTTATAACCACCATGAAACATTATTCGCCTGAAGTGGGGACGCAACCGCCAACTTCTCCAGGAACCAGTCGTTCAGGAATAATCTGCCCTAGCAACCTTCCTACTCTAATGACTACCGGGAGTACATCTTCAACAACAACAGCCACAGCAGCAACATCGAAGCCGAACAATGCCTCGTATTCATATGAAAGGAATGAAAGGAGAATTGTGAGATTACATCCTAACGAATGCGTGGATCCTAGTAACTTTACACTGGTCACAATGTCACCCCCGATACAAGTGAACTGCACGGCTGCACTGCCGGAAGACGTGTTCAATCCCTGTGGTGATTTACTTGGTTCGCAAGTGCTGCGCGTGTGTTCTTGGATAGCGATGGTATTTGCCGTCTTGGGGAATTCCTTCAAACTCTTTGTTCTGTTTATGAGTAAGCGTAAGATCTCCATCACCAAAATTCTGATGTGCAATTTGGCGTTCGCCAACCTCTGCATGGGCTTGTTTTTGTGCATGTTAGTCATCGCGGATCGCTACTCGCTTGGCGAATACCAGAACTTCGCTTATCGCTGGCAGTACCTCACAGGATGCAAAGTGGCTGGATTCGTTTCCATATTCTCCACGGAGTTAGCTGTCTTTGTGCTTACAATAATCACAGTTGAAAGATATTTCACCATTGTACATCCTTTACAACGTGAGAAACATCTTAGCATCAAACAGATCGTTGTTCTCATAGCAATTGGTTGGATCTTTTCGATAACATTGGCAGCTCTTCCTTTGCTCCAAGTAGGAGTCAGCAGTTATGAGAAAGTCGCGATATGTCTTCCGTTTGAAGTAAAAAGCACCTTGTCAAAGATCTATGTTACATTCCTATTGGCCACCAACGGATTAGCGTTTTTCTTCGTGCTGTTCTGTTATGGTAGAATGTACTGCAGTCTTGGACTTTCCGGCGCTGGGGACAGCGGTCACCGCGTTGAAACGAGAGTGGCCAAACGAATGGCTATGTTGGTGATCACAAACTTTGCCTGTTGGTTTCCAATCGCGCTCTTGAGCCTCATAGCAATATACGGAAAAACGCTTATAAACGTTCGTACCGCTCAGTTCTTTCTTGTGTTTGTGTATCCCATTAATTCCTTCACGAACCCTTACCTCTACGCTATGGGGACAAAACACTTTCAGCTTGATGCTCTCGAGATCATAAGCCGTCTTGGGATATGCGACTCTGTTATTAAAAAACTCCGCGGCAGGCTTCAAGATCAACTCGAGGTAGTTCCGAACTCGTCCCGCGCGTTCACAGGCAGTAGAATGAGCCTGAGCTCCATGCGATTTGGGGACCAAATTCCTGTAATGTCAGGAAGAAATAACAATCATTCCTTGTCCAATGGAAGAGGAAGTTCAAAAAATACAAACTACAACGGGGGCCTACAAAGCTCTTTGAACAGTCCCGAAAGGCTTAGTGAACAACTAATAATAAACGATGAAGATGAAACTGATTTCTCGAGGACCGATACTGAAGTAACACAGATCGAACTAGAGAACAGCCCTATGATCCCAACATTACCCACCGTGGTAGTCACCACCTGTTAA
- the LOC137985378 gene encoding follicle-stimulating hormone receptor-like isoform X5, protein MGASTFLLAHGNLADTNEMLLAFTLLPILAIFASAQAITNCSVAQHMEFNSTIVKIIDNGCKTFWSEPCHKTEIITELRLSGNKIETLNSNMFTCLKNLENLYLERNLITNIERNTFSGLTKLKQLYLNHNNIKTITPWAFDNCSLITLCLEYNQLLELPVFGRETGIKYLEMTGNPIKRLNVATLAMYTNLTWLYIGETNIAELPGLVFEKNKKLDTLFLTKCSKLQKIHPRAFEGPNKLRVLDLQETKISHLPGKNLESLQNFTIKGAKELYEIPIVSFVSLKKAVVEYPFHCCLITTMKHYSPEVGTQPPTSPGTSRSGIICPSNLPTLMTTGSTSSTTTATAATSKPNNASYSYERNERRIVRLHPNECVDPSNFTLVTMSPPIQVNCTAALPEDVFNPCGDLLGSQVLRVCSWIAMVFAVLGNSFKLFVLFMSKRKISITKILMCNLAFANLCMGLFLCMLVIADRYSLGEYQNFAYRWQYLTGCKVAGFVSIFSTELAVFVLTIITVERYFTIVHPLQREKHLSIKQIVVLIAIGWIFSITLAALPLLQVGVSSYEKVAICLPFEVKSTLSKIYVTFLLATNGLAFFFVLFCYGRMYCSLGLSGAGDSGHRVETRVAKRMAMLVITNFACWFPIALLSLIAIYGKTLINVRTAQFFLVFVYPINSFTNPYLYAMGTKHFQLDALEIISRLGICDSVIKKLRGRLQDQLEVVPNSSRAFTGSRMSLSSMRFGDQIPVMSGRNNNHSLSNGRGSSKNTNYNGGLQSSLNSPERLSEQLIINDEDETDFSRTDTEVTQIELENSPMIPTLPTVVVTTC, encoded by the exons GTGCTTCGACATTTCTCCTCGCCCACGGGAATCTAGCGGATACGAATGAGATGTTGCTCGCATTCACGCTTCTGCCGATTTTAGCCATATTTGCATCAGCCCAAGCGATCACAAACTGCTCTGTTGCACAGCATATGGAATTTAATTCGACCATAGT TAAAATTATCGACAATGGCTGCAAGACTTTCTGGTCGGAACCATGCCATAAAACAGAAATCATTACAGAATT GAGGCTTTCTGGAAACAAAATAGAAACTCTTAACTCAAACATGTTTACATGTCTAAAAAACTTGGAGAATCT GTACCTGGAGCGCAATTTGATTACAAATATAGAAAGGAATACATTCTCAGGTCTGACGAAACTGAAACAGCT gtaTTTGAATCACAATAATATCAAAACGATCACTCCTTGGGCATTTGATAACTGCAGCCTGATTACTTT GTGTCTGGAATATAACCAGCTATTGGAGCTTCCCGTCTTTGGAAGAGAAACAGGAATTAAGTATCT GGAAATGACAGGCAATCCAATCAAAAGGCTTAATGTTGCAACGTTGGCAATGTACACAAATCTTACATGGCT TTACATTGGTGAGACGAATATTGCGGAGTTGCCAGGCTTAGTATTTGAAAAGAACAAGAAACTTGACACACT ATTCCTAACGAAATGCAGTAAACTGCAGAAAATACATCCGAGAGCTTTTGAAGGACCTAATAAACTTCGAGTATT GGACCTTCAGGAAACAAAAATATCTCATTTACCTGGCAAAAATTTGGAGAGTTTACAAAACTTCACTATCAAAGGGGCGAAAGAGTTGTACGAAATACCAATAGTCTCTTTTGTAAGTCTCAAAAAAGCTGTTGTGGAATATCCCTTTCACTGCTGTCTTATAACCACCATGAAACATTATTCGCCTGAAGTGGGGACGCAACCGCCAACTTCTCCAGGAACCAGTCGTTCAGGAATAATCTGCCCTAGCAACCTTCCTACTCTAATGACTACCGGGAGTACATCTTCAACAACAACAGCCACAGCAGCAACATCGAAGCCGAACAATGCCTCGTATTCATATGAAAGGAATGAAAGGAGAATTGTGAGATTACATCCTAACGAATGCGTGGATCCTAGTAACTTTACACTGGTCACAATGTCACCCCCGATACAAGTGAACTGCACGGCTGCACTGCCGGAAGACGTGTTCAATCCCTGTGGTGATTTACTTGGTTCGCAAGTGCTGCGCGTGTGTTCTTGGATAGCGATGGTATTTGCCGTCTTGGGGAATTCCTTCAAACTCTTTGTTCTGTTTATGAGTAAGCGTAAGATCTCCATCACCAAAATTCTGATGTGCAATTTGGCGTTCGCCAACCTCTGCATGGGCTTGTTTTTGTGCATGTTAGTCATCGCGGATCGCTACTCGCTTGGCGAATACCAGAACTTCGCTTATCGCTGGCAGTACCTCACAGGATGCAAAGTGGCTGGATTCGTTTCCATATTCTCCACGGAGTTAGCTGTCTTTGTGCTTACAATAATCACAGTTGAAAGATATTTCACCATTGTACATCCTTTACAACGTGAGAAACATCTTAGCATCAAACAGATCGTTGTTCTCATAGCAATTGGTTGGATCTTTTCGATAACATTGGCAGCTCTTCCTTTGCTCCAAGTAGGAGTCAGCAGTTATGAGAAAGTCGCGATATGTCTTCCGTTTGAAGTAAAAAGCACCTTGTCAAAGATCTATGTTACATTCCTATTGGCCACCAACGGATTAGCGTTTTTCTTCGTGCTGTTCTGTTATGGTAGAATGTACTGCAGTCTTGGACTTTCCGGCGCTGGGGACAGCGGTCACCGCGTTGAAACGAGAGTGGCCAAACGAATGGCTATGTTGGTGATCACAAACTTTGCCTGTTGGTTTCCAATCGCGCTCTTGAGCCTCATAGCAATATACGGAAAAACGCTTATAAACGTTCGTACCGCTCAGTTCTTTCTTGTGTTTGTGTATCCCATTAATTCCTTCACGAACCCTTACCTCTACGCTATGGGGACAAAACACTTTCAGCTTGATGCTCTCGAGATCATAAGCCGTCTTGGGATATGCGACTCTGTTATTAAAAAACTCCGCGGCAGGCTTCAAGATCAACTCGAGGTAGTTCCGAACTCGTCCCGCGCGTTCACAGGCAGTAGAATGAGCCTGAGCTCCATGCGATTTGGGGACCAAATTCCTGTAATGTCAGGAAGAAATAACAATCATTCCTTGTCCAATGGAAGAGGAAGTTCAAAAAATACAAACTACAACGGGGGCCTACAAAGCTCTTTGAACAGTCCCGAAAGGCTTAGTGAACAACTAATAATAAACGATGAAGATGAAACTGATTTCTCGAGGACCGATACTGAAGTAACACAGATCGAACTAGAGAACAGCCCTATGATCCCAACATTACCCACCGTGGTAGTCACCACCTGTTAA